The following proteins come from a genomic window of Trifolium pratense cultivar HEN17-A07 linkage group LG4, ARS_RC_1.1, whole genome shotgun sequence:
- the LOC123920379 gene encoding uncharacterized protein LOC123920379 translates to MGKQLLLLTLILHLLFATLSAAPSNTSPAKIVSGFLSNAVPAFTKWVWSLKATSKTGVLSKSMMKFESGYNVETVFDGSKLGIEPYTVEVLHNGELLILDSANSNLYRISSSLSLYSRPKLVAGSAEGYSGHVDGRLREARMNHPKGITVDDRGNIYVADTINMAIRKISDSGVTTIAGGKWSRGGGHVDGPSEEAKFSDDFDVVYVGSSCSLLVVDRGNQAIREIPLHFDDCAYRYGSDFPLGIAMLVGAGFFGYMLALLQRRLGAIVESQDAQVPVTIMPSVSPSAYQNPLKSVRPPLIPSEYEPEKQEEGFFGSLGKLLSDAGVSMVEIMGGLFAVFRRRPQSYQYQRQTLIQQPQKLVNDWPAQESFVIPREDEPPSIDTRAPTPRKTYPFMSKDAEKMQQLRQSKAFYSGWDGDQQQQQQQQQHHQQQQQQQQTHHHRHQYQSSVPRTFYEQSNEATNEVVFGAVQEQEGKKESVVITPVEYGGSLYEHRDMRSRMSSMGYNYSHKY, encoded by the exons ATGGGTAAGCAACTTTTGTTACTAACTctcattcttcatcttctctttGCAACACTCTCAGCTGCACCTTCCAACACTTCACCTGCAA AAATTGTTTCTGGGTTTCTCTCCAATGCCGTTCCTGCTTTTACCAAATgggtttggtcccttaaagctACCTCCAAAACTG GGGTTTTGAGCAAGTCAATGATGAAGTTTGAGAGTGGTTACAATGTGGAGACTGTGTTTGATGGAAGCAAGCTTGGAATTGAGCCTTATACTGTTGAGGTTTTGCATAATGGAGAACTTCTCATTCTAGATTCTGCTAATAGTAACCTTTATAGAATCTCCTCATCACTCTCTTTGT ATAGCAGACCGAAACTGGTGGCTGGATCAGCCGAAGGATATTCTGGACATGTTGATGGAAGGCTCAGGGAGGCTAGGATGAACCACCCAAAAGGGATAACCGTTGATGACCGAGGAAATATTTATGTTGCAGATACTATAAATATGGCAATTAGGAAAATTAGTGATTCAG GGGTCACAACAATTGCTGGAGGAAAATGGAGCCGCGGAGGGGGCCATGTTGATGGACCAAGTGAAGAAGCTAAATTTTCTGATGACTTTGATGTGGTTTATGTTGGAAGTAGCTGTTCTCTACTTGTTGTAGACAGAGGAAACCAAGCCATCAGGGAGATCCCACTCCACTTTGATGATTGTGCATATCGATATGGCAGTGATTTCCCTCTTG GGATTGCAATGCTTGTTGGGGCTGGCTTCTTTGGTTATATGCTTGCATTGCTGCAGCGTAGACTCGGTGCAATCGTAGAATCTCAGGAT GCTCAGGTTCCAGTAACAATAATGCCTTCTGTTTCTCCAAGTGCATATCAAAACCCGTTGAAATCTGTAAGGCCTCCTTTAATTCCATCAGAATATGAACCCGAAAAGCAGGAAGAAGGTTTCTTTGGGTCTCTCGGGAAGCTTCTTTCTGATGCCGGGGTATCAATGGTGGAGATAATGGGAGGATTATTTGCTGTTTTCAGAAGAAGACCACAGAGCTACCAATATCAAAGGCAAACACTTATCCAACAACCTCAGAAGCTAGTTAATGATTGGCCAGCACAGGAAAGTTTTGTGATTCCTCGCGAAGATGAGCCGCCATCTATTGACACAAGAGCACCAACACCTCGAAAAACCTATCCTTTCATGTCAAAAGATGCAGAAAAAATGCAACAATTACGGCAAAGTAAAGCATTTTATAGTGGGTGGGATGGAGATCAgcagcaacagcagcagcagcagcagcatcatcaacagcagcagcaacagcaaCAAACACATCATCATCGCCATCAGTACCAATCATCGGTCCCTCGCACTTTCTACGAGCAGAGCAATGAGGCAACTAATGAGGTAGTTTTCGGCGCAGTGCAGGAACAGGAGGGGAAGAAGGAATCTGTGGTCATCACGCCGGTTGAATACGGAGGTTCACTGTACGAACATCGTGATATGCGGTCTCGAATGAGTTCCATGGGTTATAATTACTCCCATAAGTATTGA